Proteins co-encoded in one Paenibacillus sp. genomic window:
- a CDS encoding BMP family ABC transporter substrate-binding protein: MNVKRKGFKLVFAALFALSMIAAGCSSSTGGSGAQEAPEATTGTGGTTAPAEAAPAEEKELPKVAFVYIGPPGDGGWTFEHDRGRKYMEEQLGITATYVENVPESADAERVITELAQENDIIFTTSFGYMDYTLNVAQKFPDVKFLHVSGYKTADNMSNYFGRNYQASYLSGIAAGAMTKTNVIGYIGAFPIPEVIYNINAYALGVQSVNPDAVVKVVWSNTWYDPATERQAAISLLDQGADVLMAYQDSPAAIQAAAERGGFAGGNDSDMTRFAPEAYLTNPIWNWGPYYAKTVKDIMEGTWTNEPYLGDMADGMVDIAPIGPSVPEDVKKRIEETKAKIISGELNVFAGPIVDTQGTVRVEEGQTMTDEVIYSTNWFVKGVEGTIPQ, encoded by the coding sequence ATGAACGTCAAACGCAAGGGGTTCAAACTCGTATTCGCAGCATTGTTCGCACTCAGCATGATCGCAGCGGGCTGTTCCAGCTCCACGGGCGGAAGCGGCGCGCAGGAGGCGCCGGAAGCGACGACGGGGACGGGCGGAACGACCGCGCCGGCCGAGGCGGCGCCAGCCGAGGAGAAGGAGCTTCCGAAGGTCGCGTTCGTTTACATCGGGCCTCCGGGCGACGGCGGTTGGACGTTCGAGCACGACCGCGGCCGCAAGTACATGGAAGAGCAGCTCGGCATTACGGCGACGTACGTCGAGAACGTGCCGGAGAGCGCGGACGCCGAGCGCGTCATCACGGAACTGGCGCAGGAGAACGACATCATTTTCACCACAAGCTTCGGCTACATGGACTACACGCTGAACGTCGCGCAGAAATTCCCGGACGTCAAGTTCCTCCATGTCTCCGGCTATAAGACGGCCGATAACATGAGCAACTACTTCGGCCGGAACTACCAAGCGAGCTACTTGTCCGGCATCGCGGCCGGCGCGATGACGAAAACGAACGTCATCGGTTACATCGGCGCGTTCCCGATTCCTGAAGTCATCTACAACATCAACGCGTACGCGTTGGGCGTGCAAAGCGTCAACCCGGACGCGGTCGTCAAAGTCGTCTGGTCGAACACATGGTACGACCCGGCGACGGAGCGCCAAGCGGCGATCAGCTTGCTCGACCAAGGCGCCGACGTGCTGATGGCGTACCAGGACTCTCCGGCAGCGATTCAAGCGGCGGCGGAGCGCGGCGGTTTTGCCGGCGGCAACGATTCCGACATGACCCGCTTCGCGCCGGAGGCGTACCTGACGAATCCGATTTGGAACTGGGGTCCGTATTACGCGAAAACGGTGAAAGACATTATGGAAGGCACGTGGACGAACGAGCCGTACCTCGGCGACATGGCGGACGGCATGGTCGACATCGCGCCGATCGGTCCGAGCGTGCCGGAAGACGTGAAGAAGCGGATCGAAGAGACGAAAGCCAAAATCATCAGCGGCGAGCTCAACGTCTTCGCCGGACCGATCGTCGATACGCAGGGGACGGTTCGCGTCGAAGAAGGCCAAACCATGACCGACGAAGTCATTTACAGCACGAACTGGTTTGTCAAAGGGGTAGAAGGCACGATTCCGCAATAA
- a CDS encoding ABC transporter ATP-binding protein, which produces MTGSLAVEMKGIVKRFGTVLANDQVDFSARKGEIHALLGENGAGKSTVMSLLSGVYRANEGDIFIHGKRASIRSPKDAAALGIGMVFQNFRLVQSLTATDNIVLGERRSFWRGPAWLKRKQEEIAGLSERFGLPFPVDRPIWQLSVGEQQRVEIVKTLYRGADIIILDEPTSVLTPGEAEQLFQTLKTMKREGKTVILTTHKLYEVMAAADRISVMRKGRMIAAGIETSRTNEREIAQLMVGRDVAIQRQERPAHAAPGKTLLEVERLEVVAEHGRKALQQLSLTVREGEIVGIAGVAGNGQKELAEVLNGLLPWKGGAIRFDGREWKSASVRTAIEAGIAHVPENRMKSGLAGSLGAIDNLLFKSYRSPERSAFGFLKSKGNRAWAEELVKRFDVVTPSVDAPVRQLSGGNQQKLLFAREIAAKPKLMVAVHPTQGLDVGATEGVHKLLMDLRNQGSGVLLISEDLDEVLHLSDRILVIYNGRMIGETSHDAADRERIGLWMAGAEGSQGAAV; this is translated from the coding sequence ATGACGGGCAGCCTAGCCGTAGAAATGAAAGGCATCGTAAAACGGTTCGGAACGGTGCTGGCGAACGATCAAGTCGACTTCTCGGCGCGGAAGGGGGAAATTCACGCGCTGCTCGGCGAGAACGGAGCGGGCAAAAGCACGGTGATGAGCCTGTTGTCCGGCGTGTATCGGGCGAACGAAGGGGACATCTTTATTCACGGGAAGAGGGCATCGATTCGGTCGCCGAAGGACGCCGCGGCGCTCGGCATCGGCATGGTGTTCCAAAACTTCCGGCTCGTGCAGAGTCTTACCGCGACCGACAATATCGTGCTCGGCGAGCGCAGGTCGTTCTGGCGCGGTCCGGCTTGGCTGAAACGGAAGCAGGAAGAGATCGCCGGTCTGTCGGAGCGGTTCGGTCTTCCGTTCCCGGTCGATCGGCCGATCTGGCAGCTATCGGTCGGGGAGCAGCAGCGGGTCGAAATCGTGAAGACGCTGTACCGCGGCGCCGACATCATCATTCTCGACGAGCCGACGTCCGTGCTGACGCCTGGCGAGGCGGAGCAGCTGTTCCAGACGCTTAAGACCATGAAGCGCGAGGGCAAAACCGTCATTTTGACGACGCACAAGCTGTACGAGGTGATGGCGGCGGCCGACCGCATCTCCGTCATGCGCAAAGGCCGCATGATCGCGGCCGGCATCGAGACGTCGCGCACGAACGAACGCGAAATCGCGCAGCTGATGGTCGGCCGCGACGTGGCGATTCAGCGCCAGGAGCGTCCCGCGCACGCCGCGCCGGGCAAGACGCTGCTCGAAGTGGAGCGGCTCGAGGTCGTCGCGGAGCACGGCCGCAAGGCGCTGCAGCAGTTGAGCCTCACGGTGCGCGAAGGCGAAATCGTCGGCATCGCCGGCGTCGCGGGCAACGGGCAGAAGGAGCTGGCCGAGGTGCTGAACGGGCTGCTGCCCTGGAAGGGCGGCGCGATTCGGTTCGACGGCCGCGAATGGAAGTCGGCGTCGGTGCGGACCGCGATCGAAGCGGGCATCGCGCACGTGCCGGAAAACCGGATGAAAAGCGGCCTCGCGGGCAGCCTCGGCGCCATCGACAACCTGCTGTTCAAATCGTACCGCTCGCCGGAGCGGTCCGCCTTCGGATTCCTCAAATCGAAAGGAAATCGGGCGTGGGCGGAGGAGCTCGTGAAGCGGTTCGACGTCGTGACGCCGAGCGTCGACGCGCCCGTGCGGCAGCTCTCCGGCGGCAATCAGCAAAAGCTGCTGTTCGCGCGCGAAATCGCGGCGAAGCCGAAGCTGATGGTTGCGGTGCACCCGACGCAGGGGTTAGATGTCGGCGCGACGGAAGGCGTACACAAGCTGCTTATGGATTTGCGCAATCAAGGCAGCGGCGTGCTGCTCATCTCCGAGGATTTGGACGAAGTGCTGCATTTATCCGACCGGATTTTGGTCATTTATAACGGACGCATGATCGGCGAAACGAGTCATGACGCGGCGGACCGGGAGCGGATCGGCTTGTGGATGGCCGGCGCCGAGGGCAGTCAGGGGGCGGCGGTATGA
- a CDS encoding XdhC family protein yields the protein MESDRILAFIAEEEREAVLATIVGVEGHAYRKTGASMLFYGKEGAGRIGSISPGCLESDLALRCGRVWETGEPEVVEYDMRDGDDFGWGEAIGCGGRIDVLLEPVSGPLRELLLEAAKRVARGERTTLLRHRGEERPRYELAAGEAAADGGAFAVVFAPRPRLVLFGAGLDAAPIASLARLAGFRVVVVDWRENAAVPERFPGADVFVGSPEEAAERLAVGPGDYAVVCSHQFTRDQRFIDAMLRARPQYLGVVGSKSRIRALFDGREPPSFVRAPIGLAIGAEGPEEIAIAIAAELVWAKRRGAEAPNEGGERHEGGRHLFGGGLEPTDGAAEAAAGVVRG from the coding sequence ATGGAGTCGGATCGGATCTTGGCGTTCATTGCCGAAGAGGAACGGGAAGCAGTCCTCGCGACCATCGTAGGCGTGGAAGGGCACGCGTATCGGAAGACGGGCGCTTCGATGCTGTTTTACGGCAAGGAAGGGGCCGGGCGCATCGGGTCGATCAGCCCGGGTTGTTTGGAGAGCGACTTGGCGCTTCGGTGCGGCCGAGTTTGGGAGACCGGCGAGCCTGAGGTAGTCGAGTACGACATGCGGGACGGCGACGATTTCGGCTGGGGCGAAGCAATCGGCTGCGGCGGACGCATCGACGTGCTGCTGGAGCCGGTGAGCGGGCCGCTGCGAGAGCTGCTGCTCGAGGCGGCGAAGCGCGTCGCCCGCGGGGAGCGGACGACGCTGCTGCGGCATCGCGGCGAGGAACGGCCGCGATACGAGCTGGCGGCGGGCGAGGCCGCCGCGGACGGCGGCGCGTTCGCCGTCGTGTTCGCCCCGAGGCCGCGCCTCGTGCTGTTCGGCGCCGGGCTGGACGCGGCGCCGATCGCCTCGCTCGCGCGGCTGGCGGGCTTCCGCGTCGTCGTCGTCGACTGGCGGGAGAACGCGGCCGTGCCGGAGCGGTTTCCCGGCGCCGACGTGTTCGTCGGCTCGCCGGAGGAAGCGGCCGAGCGTCTCGCGGTGGGGCCGGGCGATTACGCGGTCGTCTGCAGCCATCAGTTCACCAGAGACCAACGATTCATCGACGCGATGCTTCGGGCGCGTCCGCAATATCTTGGCGTCGTCGGCTCGAAGAGCCGCATCCGCGCCTTGTTCGACGGCCGGGAGCCGCCGAGCTTCGTGCGGGCGCCGATCGGCCTTGCGATCGGCGCGGAAGGGCCGGAGGAGATCGCGATCGCGATCGCGGCGGAATTGGTTTGGGCAAAGCGGAGAGGCGCGGAGGCGCCGAACGAAGGAGGGGAACGGCATGAAGGTGGCCGGCATTTATTTGGCGGCGGGCTCGAGCCGACGGATGGGGCGGCCGAAGCTGCCGCTGGAGTTGTCCGCGGGTAA
- a CDS encoding PucR family transcriptional regulator: MEFTVEQALSVYPLSEGKLIAGSAGKHRLVRSINVMDAPDISDWIKEGEMVFTTAYLIKDHPSDAFRLLRKLNGRGSSGLGIKLGRFWSAVPDELIAEADALGFPLIELPYQFTFSDQMNALFRAEMERSTEMLRSVMEKQRRLMRFALQTDPIGQLFEAVSELVGCGIAVLNARGQALFNNGAATDRELAQIELRPANARSRVRGEGWQGCRVPLTRRDQSGGSVVFFVEDGVRLAAEEALYVQAAELISFHMNANFQDYYERSLHNDFGVFVKRHLQNGLSVEELVEYAGKIGIGLFDGAYRCVLTDVPDGDAASRQSKLRQLKEEYVGRPALYELQGVHVALEEGLLSVFPDDRTEAGELPALLAGCLNGMARPGEPAPKAAISERKRRPAQLREAFAEARETLATARRWGVREPVVSYRTMELTFLFEDVSKPRMETYLSAILGELLAKDPDYAQEMLRTLEVYIECDGQMNETAKRLYIHRNTATYRIEKLSELLDVDLKRMNDLLRLKLAFMFRKLLAEER; the protein is encoded by the coding sequence ATGGAATTCACCGTTGAGCAAGCGTTGTCCGTCTACCCGCTGTCGGAAGGGAAGCTGATCGCCGGCTCGGCCGGAAAACATCGGCTGGTACGATCGATTAACGTCATGGACGCGCCGGATATATCGGACTGGATCAAAGAAGGGGAAATGGTGTTCACGACCGCGTACTTGATCAAGGATCACCCTTCGGATGCCTTTCGACTGCTGCGAAAGCTGAACGGCCGCGGCTCGTCGGGGCTCGGCATCAAATTGGGGCGGTTTTGGAGCGCGGTACCCGACGAGCTGATCGCGGAGGCGGACGCGCTCGGATTTCCGCTCATCGAGCTCCCTTATCAGTTTACGTTTTCCGATCAAATGAACGCCCTGTTCCGAGCGGAGATGGAACGCAGCACGGAGATGCTCCGCTCCGTCATGGAGAAGCAGCGCCGGCTGATGCGGTTCGCGCTGCAGACCGACCCGATCGGGCAGCTGTTCGAAGCCGTCTCGGAGCTGGTCGGATGCGGCATCGCCGTCCTGAATGCGCGAGGGCAAGCGCTGTTCAACAACGGCGCGGCGACGGATCGGGAGCTGGCGCAGATCGAACTTCGGCCGGCGAACGCGCGCTCGCGGGTGCGAGGCGAAGGCTGGCAGGGCTGCCGCGTGCCGCTGACGCGGCGGGACCAAAGCGGCGGCAGCGTCGTGTTCTTCGTCGAAGACGGGGTGAGGCTCGCCGCGGAAGAAGCGCTGTACGTGCAGGCGGCGGAGCTGATCTCATTCCATATGAACGCGAATTTCCAAGATTATTATGAGCGGTCGCTGCACAACGATTTCGGCGTGTTCGTGAAGCGGCATCTGCAGAACGGCTTATCGGTCGAGGAACTGGTCGAATACGCAGGCAAAATCGGCATCGGCTTGTTCGACGGCGCGTACCGCTGCGTGCTGACCGACGTGCCGGACGGCGACGCGGCGTCGCGGCAATCGAAGCTGCGGCAGCTGAAGGAGGAGTACGTCGGCCGGCCGGCGCTGTACGAGCTGCAAGGGGTGCATGTCGCGCTGGAGGAGGGGCTGCTGTCCGTCTTTCCGGACGACCGGACGGAGGCGGGCGAGCTGCCGGCGCTGCTGGCGGGCTGCCTGAACGGCATGGCGCGCCCGGGGGAGCCGGCGCCGAAGGCGGCTATCAGCGAGCGGAAGCGGCGGCCGGCCCAGCTGCGCGAGGCGTTCGCCGAGGCGCGGGAGACGCTGGCGACGGCGCGCCGCTGGGGCGTACGGGAGCCGGTCGTCTCGTACCGAACGATGGAGCTGACGTTCCTGTTCGAGGACGTTTCGAAGCCGCGCATGGAGACGTATTTGAGCGCCATCTTGGGCGAGCTGCTCGCGAAAGACCCGGACTACGCGCAGGAGATGCTGCGGACGCTCGAGGTATATATCGAATGCGACGGGCAGATGAACGAGACGGCGAAGCGGTTGTACATTCACCGGAATACGGCGACGTACCGGATCGAGAAGCTGAGCGAGCTGCTGGACGTCGATTTAAAGCGGATGAACGATTTGCTGCGGTTGAAGCTGGCGTTCATGTTCCGAAAGCTGCTGGCCGAAGAGCGTTAA
- a CDS encoding nucleotidyltransferase family protein: MKVAGIYLAAGSSRRMGRPKLPLELSAGKSLGGAALTELAKCGLDPLVVVVRADDPLDWLPPPPEGAAGWRTESCFTSSLGLSFSLRCGLNAVLPREPDAVLVALADQPFVRAEEVRRLIEAMEQNPELQYAASGNDGFPMPPSLFARSLFPALGRLDGDRGARDIFETPDYKGVVIEMERPEFFADADTEIDYESLKTSWGKAEKLREYDITG; this comes from the coding sequence ATGAAGGTGGCCGGCATTTATTTGGCGGCGGGCTCGAGCCGACGGATGGGGCGGCCGAAGCTGCCGCTGGAGTTGTCCGCGGGTAAGAGCTTAGGGGGCGCCGCGCTGACCGAGCTTGCGAAGTGCGGACTCGATCCGCTCGTCGTCGTGGTGCGGGCGGACGATCCGCTCGATTGGCTGCCGCCGCCGCCCGAGGGGGCGGCCGGCTGGCGCACGGAGTCGTGTTTTACGTCGTCTCTCGGCCTGTCGTTCTCGCTGCGCTGCGGCTTGAACGCCGTCCTGCCGCGGGAGCCGGACGCGGTGCTGGTGGCGCTGGCGGACCAGCCGTTCGTGCGGGCGGAGGAAGTGCGGCGCTTGATCGAGGCGATGGAACAAAACCCGGAGCTGCAGTACGCGGCGAGCGGCAACGACGGCTTCCCCATGCCGCCGTCGCTGTTCGCAAGGTCGCTGTTCCCGGCGCTTGGACGACTGGACGGCGATCGCGGAGCGAGGGACATTTTCGAAACGCCGGATTACAAAGGCGTCGTCATCGAAATGGAACGTCCGGAATTTTTCGCAGACGCCGATACGGAGATCGACTACGAGAGCTTGAAAACAAGCTGGGGGAAGGCTGAAAAATTACGAGAATATGACATAACGGGTTAG
- a CDS encoding MgtC/SapB family protein: MKLGISALFGLIIGIDRELKKKPLGLKTCLVLAVSSCLLTIVSIHAAYDFPKNEHMMMDPLRLAAQIVSGIGFIGAGVILKRHDDVISGLTTAAMIWGASGLGIAVGAGYYWEAGFALLFMLIGVELIPYVLRRWGPEALTSKEVHVAFIVKDVNHYNDLKQAMARHDMKIKATKMTELDDQTFRVELRVQVHEHSAIAEIFQTIRGLDHVCRLDVRSL; this comes from the coding sequence ATGAAGCTCGGCATTTCCGCGCTGTTCGGGCTCATTATCGGCATTGACCGGGAATTGAAGAAGAAGCCGCTGGGACTTAAGACGTGTCTGGTGCTCGCGGTCAGCAGCTGTCTCTTGACGATCGTATCGATCCACGCGGCTTATGATTTTCCGAAGAACGAACATATGATGATGGATCCGCTCCGGCTCGCCGCCCAAATCGTTTCCGGCATCGGCTTTATCGGCGCGGGCGTCATTCTGAAGCGCCACGACGACGTGATCAGCGGGCTGACGACGGCCGCGATGATTTGGGGCGCCTCGGGGCTCGGCATCGCGGTCGGCGCCGGTTATTATTGGGAAGCGGGCTTCGCGCTGCTGTTCATGCTGATCGGCGTCGAGCTGATTCCGTACGTGCTGCGCCGCTGGGGACCGGAGGCGCTCACGTCGAAAGAAGTGCACGTGGCGTTCATCGTGAAGGACGTGAACCATTACAACGACCTGAAGCAAGCAATGGCGCGGCACGACATGAAAATCAAAGCGACGAAAATGACGGAGCTCGACGACCAGACGTTCCGGGTCGAGCTGCGGGTGCAGGTGCATGAGCACAGCGCGATCGCGGAAATTTTCCAAACGATACGCGGACTGGATCATGTATGCAGACTGGACGTCCGGTCGTTGTGA
- the dgoD gene encoding galactonate dehydratase: MKIRSMELFAVPPRWLFLKVTTDDGLVGWGEPIVEGKAATVRAAVEEMADYLVGRDAGRIEDIWQVLYRGGFYRGGPVLTSAISGIEQALWDIKGKRFGVPAYELLGGAVRDKMRVYAWIGGDRPAETAAAAKEKAEAGYTAVKMNGTAEMEWIDSNAKIEQAVANIAAVRDAVGYDIGIGIDFHGRVHKGMAKALIKELEPFKPMFIEEPVLPENNEALLELARMTTVPIATGERMYTRWDFKRLLASGGVDIIQPDLSHAGGIWEVRKIAAMAEAYDVAVAPHCPLGPIALAASLQLDFCTPNAFIQEQSLGIHYNQGSDLLDYVEDKSVFAYENGYVARLEGPGLGIEVNEAKVREMAAIGHRWRNPVWRNADGSLAEW, encoded by the coding sequence ATGAAAATTCGAAGCATGGAATTGTTCGCGGTGCCGCCGCGCTGGTTGTTCCTGAAGGTGACGACGGACGACGGGCTGGTCGGCTGGGGAGAGCCGATCGTCGAAGGGAAAGCGGCGACGGTGCGGGCGGCCGTCGAGGAGATGGCCGACTATTTGGTCGGCAGAGATGCGGGCCGAATCGAGGACATTTGGCAGGTGCTTTACCGGGGCGGGTTTTACCGCGGAGGTCCGGTGTTGACGAGCGCGATTTCCGGCATCGAGCAGGCGCTTTGGGACATCAAAGGGAAACGGTTCGGCGTGCCGGCGTACGAGCTCCTTGGAGGGGCCGTCCGCGACAAAATGCGCGTGTACGCGTGGATCGGCGGCGACCGGCCGGCGGAAACCGCCGCGGCGGCGAAGGAGAAGGCGGAGGCCGGCTATACGGCGGTGAAAATGAACGGGACGGCGGAGATGGAATGGATCGATTCGAACGCGAAAATCGAACAAGCCGTAGCCAACATCGCCGCGGTACGGGACGCTGTCGGGTACGACATCGGCATCGGCATCGATTTCCACGGCCGGGTGCATAAGGGCATGGCGAAGGCGCTCATCAAGGAGCTGGAGCCGTTCAAGCCGATGTTTATCGAGGAGCCGGTGCTGCCGGAAAACAACGAAGCGCTCCTCGAGCTGGCGAGGATGACGACGGTGCCGATCGCGACGGGGGAGCGGATGTACACGAGGTGGGATTTCAAACGGCTGCTGGCGTCGGGCGGGGTCGACATCATCCAGCCGGATCTCAGCCACGCGGGGGGCATCTGGGAGGTGCGCAAAATCGCCGCGATGGCCGAAGCGTACGACGTGGCGGTCGCGCCGCACTGCCCGCTCGGGCCGATCGCTCTCGCCGCTTCGCTGCAGCTCGATTTCTGCACGCCGAACGCGTTCATTCAGGAGCAGAGCCTGGGCATTCACTATAATCAAGGCTCGGATTTGCTGGACTATGTGGAGGATAAAAGCGTGTTTGCATATGAAAACGGTTACGTCGCGCGTCTGGAAGGTCCGGGTCTCGGCATCGAGGTGAACGAGGCGAAGGTACGCGAAATGGCTGCGATCGGGCACCGATGGCGAAATCCGGTTTGGCGTAACGCCGACGGTTCGCTCGCGGAATGGTAA
- a CDS encoding ABC transporter permease → MKEIAETIPAAERARPKLSFRFELDPSVTKSPWWAGPLSIALALLVCAAFIAANGMNPITVYMKMLKGAFGTSYGINETLVKAIPLLLCGIGVSIAYRIAVWNIGAEGQFLAGTMAATAVTIYLPHLQNGWAIVLMLVAGIAAGGVWGLMTAIPRTHFQVNELISSLMLNYVALLALDYFVFGPWRDPGGFNFPGSPVFTPAQSLPAIGDTRLHLGLAFGLAAVVLYFVLIRFTRWGYELRLIGANPEAAKNAGINIKKHIWIVMIISGGLAGLAGMAEVSGVTHKLMQGISPGYGYTAIIVAWLAKLHPFGLVVSSVLFGGLIVGGYSVQTIGMPSSISDMIQGAILFFLIAGDMIAKFRLRRG, encoded by the coding sequence ATGAAGGAGATTGCGGAAACGATACCCGCTGCGGAGCGGGCGAGGCCGAAGCTTTCGTTCCGGTTCGAGCTCGACCCGTCGGTGACGAAAAGTCCGTGGTGGGCGGGACCGCTGTCGATCGCGCTGGCGCTGCTCGTCTGCGCGGCGTTCATCGCGGCGAACGGCATGAACCCGATTACGGTGTACATGAAAATGCTGAAGGGCGCGTTCGGCACCTCATACGGTATTAACGAAACGCTCGTCAAAGCGATCCCGCTGCTGCTGTGCGGCATCGGCGTCTCGATCGCGTACCGGATCGCCGTCTGGAACATCGGGGCGGAGGGGCAGTTTTTGGCCGGCACGATGGCGGCGACGGCGGTGACGATTTACTTGCCGCATCTGCAGAACGGATGGGCGATCGTGCTGATGCTCGTCGCGGGCATCGCCGCAGGAGGCGTCTGGGGGCTGATGACGGCGATCCCGAGAACCCATTTTCAAGTGAACGAACTCATTTCTTCGCTCATGCTGAATTACGTCGCGCTGCTTGCGCTCGATTATTTCGTGTTCGGGCCATGGCGCGATCCGGGAGGTTTCAATTTCCCGGGCTCCCCGGTCTTCACGCCGGCGCAGTCGCTGCCCGCCATCGGCGATACGCGGCTGCATCTCGGCCTTGCGTTCGGCCTCGCCGCCGTCGTTTTATACTTCGTACTCATTCGCTTTACGCGCTGGGGCTACGAGCTGCGCCTGATCGGCGCGAATCCGGAAGCGGCGAAAAACGCAGGCATCAATATTAAGAAGCATATTTGGATCGTTATGATCATCAGCGGCGGGCTGGCCGGTCTTGCCGGCATGGCCGAGGTGTCCGGCGTGACGCACAAGCTGATGCAGGGCATCTCCCCCGGCTACGGCTACACGGCGATCATCGTCGCTTGGCTCGCCAAGCTGCACCCGTTCGGCCTCGTCGTGTCGTCGGTGCTGTTCGGCGGCCTGATCGTCGGCGGCTACAGCGTCCAGACGATCGGCATGCCTTCCTCCATTTCGGACATGATTCAGGGCGCGATCCTGTTCTTCCTTATCGCGGGGGACATGATCGCCAAATTCCGCCTGCGGCGCGGTTGA
- a CDS encoding diguanylate cyclase, whose amino-acid sequence MKTAAHSIALLKEPKNLYLGTLYAAGFLLWLFHMEFPARTLNQWVTLYALTGSVLALNFFVFRLPPNGTRQSMDSAVILAALFVYGLQMALYVVIISHLILMFAKRKTALWKHAANLWMYVIITIIASYVFDWVGGETGFLEIEQLHTYFICMIAYFGANTVIIGGYHVLFVAQSFFSVVNDIFKESFLAYVSTLLLSLVLTVLMQSTHMFGLFLFMIIAMLISNSFILLFDLYSSISERAIRDQRTGLYNHGYFEEALEEALRGGRADGGRFALALLDIDDFKRYNDAYGHLKGDQLLEFFGKQLQTLLDEHLVARYGGEEFAVIMRGLSVHEAHEVMNKVRKTINDTYFEGVELFPHGCLSFSAGVVEYTKDVYDRHQLVDRADQAMYYAKAQGKNTVHVFREDSALQRTIDIEQDLREIEQQVNIFLSKDIYTFQHSKRVFRYAMELSDALQLSETERRTFVLGALIHDIGKLEIPRDVLNKKGKLTDEEWEMVKKHVIWGKEIAATNERFRPLLPLIELHHERYDGSGYPRGLKGEEIPRLARALCVIDSFDAMTTERPYQRTKTFEEAIAELRAFSGTQFDPELVEAFIGVLKRRGRLLSADEPEPGHAAG is encoded by the coding sequence TTGAAAACGGCGGCGCATTCCATTGCTCTGTTGAAAGAACCGAAAAATTTGTATCTTGGAACGCTTTATGCCGCAGGCTTTCTTCTATGGTTGTTTCATATGGAATTTCCGGCACGCACGTTGAACCAGTGGGTGACGTTGTACGCGCTGACCGGATCGGTCCTCGCTCTCAATTTTTTCGTATTCCGCCTGCCTCCGAACGGGACGAGGCAATCGATGGACTCCGCGGTCATTTTGGCCGCCTTATTCGTCTACGGGCTCCAAATGGCGCTGTACGTCGTCATCATCAGCCATTTGATCCTCATGTTCGCCAAACGAAAGACGGCTTTGTGGAAGCATGCCGCCAACCTATGGATGTACGTCATCATTACGATCATCGCCTCGTACGTATTCGATTGGGTCGGAGGCGAAACCGGATTTCTCGAAATCGAGCAGCTGCATACATACTTTATCTGCATGATCGCGTATTTCGGCGCGAACACCGTCATCATCGGCGGATACCATGTGCTGTTCGTCGCCCAATCGTTTTTCTCGGTCGTCAACGACATTTTCAAAGAGTCCTTCTTAGCTTACGTGAGTACGCTGCTCCTGTCGTTGGTGCTCACGGTGCTGATGCAGTCGACCCACATGTTCGGGTTGTTCTTGTTCATGATCATCGCGATGCTCATCTCCAACTCGTTCATCTTGTTGTTCGATTTGTACTCCTCTATTTCGGAGCGGGCGATACGGGATCAGCGGACGGGGTTATACAATCACGGTTATTTCGAAGAGGCGCTTGAAGAGGCGCTGCGCGGCGGCCGCGCGGACGGGGGGCGTTTTGCGCTGGCGCTGCTCGACATCGACGATTTCAAACGGTATAACGACGCCTACGGCCATTTGAAAGGAGATCAGCTGCTCGAATTTTTCGGGAAGCAGCTGCAGACGCTTCTCGATGAGCATCTCGTCGCTCGGTACGGCGGGGAAGAGTTCGCGGTCATTATGCGCGGGCTCTCCGTCCACGAAGCGCACGAAGTGATGAACAAAGTGCGAAAGACGATCAACGATACGTATTTCGAGGGCGTCGAGCTGTTCCCGCACGGCTGCTTGTCGTTCTCGGCGGGCGTCGTCGAATATACGAAGGACGTGTACGACAGGCATCAGCTCGTCGACCGGGCCGACCAAGCGATGTATTACGCCAAAGCGCAAGGGAAAAACACGGTGCACGTATTCCGGGAAGATTCGGCGCTGCAGCGGACGATCGACATCGAGCAGGATTTGCGCGAAATCGAGCAGCAGGTGAACATTTTCTTGTCGAAAGACATCTACACGTTCCAGCACAGCAAACGGGTGTTCCGCTACGCGATGGAGCTGAGCGACGCGCTGCAGCTGTCCGAAACGGAGCGGCGCACGTTCGTTCTCGGAGCGCTCATCCACGACATCGGCAAGCTCGAAATTCCGCGCGACGTCTTGAATAAAAAAGGCAAGCTGACCGATGAAGAGTGGGAAATGGTGAAAAAGCACGTCATTTGGGGCAAAGAGATCGCGGCGACGAACGAGCGGTTCCGACCGCTGCTGCCGTTGATCGAGCTTCACCACGAACGGTACGACGGCTCCGGCTACCCGCGGGGGCTGAAGGGGGAGGAAATCCCGAGGCTGGCGCGGGCGCTGTGCGTCATCGATTCGTTCGACGCCATGACGACGGAGCGCCCGTACCAACGGACGAAGACGTTCGAAGAGGCGATCGCCGAGCTGCGCGCCTTCTCGGGCACGCAGTTCGATCCGGAGTTGGTGGAGGCGTTCATCGGCGTGCTGAAGCGCCGTGGCAGACTCTTGTCCGCGGACGAGCCGGAGCCGGGCCACGCCGCGGGATAA